Proteins from a single region of Gordonia hongkongensis:
- a CDS encoding rubredoxin — translation MNFKLFRCEVCGFEYDEELGWPEDGIEPGTRWADIPDDWSCPDCGAAKADFEMVEVARP, via the coding sequence ATGAACTTCAAGCTCTTCCGTTGTGAGGTCTGCGGTTTCGAGTACGACGAAGAGCTCGGCTGGCCGGAGGACGGCATCGAGCCGGGCACCCGCTGGGCCGACATCCCCGACGACTGGAGCTGCCCGGACTGCGGTGCTGCCAAGGCCGATTTCGAGATGGTCGAGGTGGCCCGTCCGTGA
- a CDS encoding NAD(P)/FAD-dependent oxidoreductase, with protein MSAGTTRGGSVVIVGAGVAGITAAESLRSNGFDGTITVFGDEPQLPYRRTALSKNLVDGDLTDAKITLRPPGYWSDRGIEIVTSTRVADVDTSSRRVCLADSSQVDYDALVLATGGRARRLPGTTSSPLALRTRHDAAELRHAIQDGPVIVLGGGLIGLEIAGAVASTGDGSRVTVIERETSLLSRVVPATVAEAVATLHRERGVQILTGVVPTTITAESVTLADGRTLTGTVISAIGMEPDLELPRSAGIPVDAAGIVVDDSLRTGVPGVYAAGDVAARPHPLTGAPMRAEQWLTATEHGRLVAMTIAADLGLDTGISTAVPRVPLAWTMQYTTNIQIVGWPTSGDRVEVDLDDSCSVVRAFAGSRLVGAVCLGRGGSGRSLRAEIESSLQPVGAHG; from the coding sequence GTGAGCGCCGGCACCACCCGGGGCGGTTCGGTGGTGATCGTCGGCGCCGGCGTAGCCGGCATCACGGCTGCGGAGTCGCTGCGTTCCAACGGTTTCGACGGAACAATCACCGTGTTCGGGGACGAGCCACAACTCCCCTACCGACGAACGGCGCTGAGCAAGAACCTCGTCGACGGCGACCTGACGGACGCCAAGATCACGCTCCGTCCGCCCGGGTACTGGTCGGATCGGGGCATCGAGATCGTGACCTCGACGCGCGTCGCCGACGTCGACACCTCGTCGCGGCGGGTCTGCCTCGCCGACTCCTCCCAAGTGGATTACGACGCGCTGGTCCTGGCCACCGGAGGGCGTGCCCGGCGACTCCCCGGCACGACGTCGTCCCCGCTCGCCCTGCGCACCCGGCACGACGCGGCCGAGCTCCGGCACGCGATCCAGGACGGGCCGGTGATCGTTCTCGGCGGCGGACTGATCGGACTGGAGATCGCCGGAGCCGTGGCGTCGACCGGAGACGGTTCGCGCGTCACCGTCATCGAGCGCGAGACGTCGCTGTTGTCACGGGTCGTTCCGGCAACGGTGGCCGAGGCGGTGGCGACCCTGCACCGGGAACGCGGGGTGCAGATCCTCACCGGCGTGGTGCCCACAACGATCACCGCCGAGTCCGTGACGTTGGCGGACGGGCGGACCTTGACCGGAACGGTGATCAGCGCGATCGGAATGGAGCCCGATCTCGAATTGCCGCGCAGCGCAGGGATTCCCGTCGATGCGGCCGGGATCGTCGTCGACGATTCGCTGCGAACCGGGGTCCCCGGCGTCTACGCGGCCGGCGACGTCGCGGCGCGGCCCCATCCGTTGACGGGCGCACCGATGCGTGCCGAGCAGTGGCTCACCGCGACCGAGCACGGCAGACTGGTCGCCATGACGATCGCCGCCGACCTCGGGCTGGACACCGGCATCAGCACTGCGGTACCGCGTGTGCCACTGGCCTGGACGATGCAGTACACGACCAACATCCAGATCGTCGGGTGGCCGACATCGGGAGATCGTGTGGAGGTCGACCTGGACGACTCCTGCTCTGTCGTGCGGGCTTTCGCCGGAAGTCGTCTCGTCGGCGCGGTCTGCCTGGGCAGGGGCGGCTCGGGACGATCCCTGCGCGCCGAGATCGAGTCATCTCTCCAGCCGGTCGGTGCGCACGGATGA
- a CDS encoding alkane 1-monooxygenase, translated as MSTAPTPFTADDSAAEWKDRKRHLWLLGLIPPTSIFLAMGLVAGFNAIGHGFDVVSPVWWWIGPLLVYVLLPILDVFFGPDGSNPPEELMEQLENDKYYRYCTYVYIPFQLASLVMACYLWTADDLSWLGIDGGLGLASKIGLALSIGAMGGIGINTAHELGHKKDDLERWLSKITLAQTFYGHFYIEHNRGHHVRVATPEDPASSRFGESFWRFLPRSVWGSLTSSVELERKRLERAGKPFWHPSNDVLNAWAMSIVLWGALTAIFGWEILPFLVIQAVYGFSLLETVNYLEHYGLLRQKTRTGRYERCTPEHSWNSDHICTNIFLYHLQRHSDHHANPTRRYQTLRSFDGAPNLPSGYASMITLAYFPPIWRRVMDKRVLDHYDGDVERINIAPHRRERVLAEHGVSPR; from the coding sequence ATGAGTACCGCACCGACCCCGTTCACCGCGGATGACTCCGCCGCCGAGTGGAAGGACCGCAAACGCCATCTTTGGCTGCTCGGCCTGATCCCACCGACGTCGATCTTTCTCGCAATGGGTCTCGTCGCCGGCTTCAATGCGATCGGCCATGGTTTCGACGTCGTGTCGCCGGTGTGGTGGTGGATCGGGCCGCTACTCGTCTACGTCCTGCTCCCGATCCTCGACGTGTTTTTCGGGCCCGACGGATCGAATCCGCCCGAAGAGCTGATGGAGCAGCTGGAGAACGACAAGTACTACCGCTACTGCACGTACGTGTACATCCCGTTCCAGCTCGCGAGTCTCGTGATGGCCTGCTACCTGTGGACGGCCGACGACCTCAGTTGGCTCGGCATCGACGGCGGGCTCGGGCTCGCGTCGAAGATCGGGCTGGCGCTGTCGATCGGCGCGATGGGCGGGATCGGAATCAACACCGCTCACGAACTGGGGCACAAGAAGGACGATCTGGAACGCTGGTTGTCGAAGATCACTCTCGCCCAGACGTTTTACGGTCACTTCTACATCGAGCACAACCGTGGGCACCACGTGCGGGTCGCGACGCCCGAAGATCCGGCCAGCTCCCGTTTCGGAGAGTCGTTCTGGCGCTTCCTCCCCCGTAGCGTCTGGGGAAGCCTCACGTCCTCCGTCGAACTCGAGCGCAAACGCCTCGAGCGGGCGGGCAAGCCCTTCTGGCATCCGAGCAACGACGTCCTCAACGCATGGGCGATGTCGATCGTGCTGTGGGGGGCGCTCACCGCGATCTTCGGCTGGGAGATCCTCCCCTTCCTCGTGATCCAGGCCGTCTACGGTTTCTCACTGCTGGAGACCGTGAACTACCTCGAGCACTACGGTCTACTCCGCCAGAAGACGCGGACCGGCCGCTACGAGCGGTGCACGCCCGAGCACAGCTGGAACTCCGACCACATCTGCACCAACATCTTCCTGTACCACCTCCAGCGCCACAGCGATCACCATGCGAACCCCACCCGGAGGTACCAGACGCTGCGCAGCTTCGACGGCGCGCCCAACCTGCCGAGCGGATACGCGAGCATGATCACGCTCGCCTACTTCCCGCCGATCTGGCGGCGGGTGATGGACAAGCGGGTGCTCGACCACTACGACGGAGACGTCGAACGGATCAACATCGCACCGCACCGCCGCGAACGCGTCCTGGCCGAGCACGGGGTGTCGCCGCGATGA
- a CDS encoding TetR family transcriptional regulator, giving the protein MTTRNYAQDSKALLHNSLLDGLHDLLLDRDWAAVRMSDVAAATGVSRQTVYNEFGSRYGLAQGYAVRLAGRFAGHVADSLASSVDDVTEALHKGFGEFFAGVATDPLIASLLSGEAKPDLMKLITTDAAPIITTAADRLAEAFRESEWLSMPESDVVRISRAITRMALSYIAMPPEGDRDVASDLAEVIAPAIEAARTRM; this is encoded by the coding sequence ATGACGACTCGCAACTATGCGCAGGACAGCAAAGCCCTGCTGCACAATTCGCTTCTCGACGGACTGCACGACCTGCTGCTGGACCGGGACTGGGCGGCGGTGCGCATGTCCGATGTCGCCGCCGCGACGGGGGTCAGCCGCCAGACCGTCTACAACGAGTTCGGCTCCCGTTACGGCCTCGCGCAGGGCTACGCGGTGCGGTTGGCGGGCCGTTTCGCCGGCCATGTCGCAGATTCCTTGGCGAGTTCCGTCGACGACGTCACCGAGGCCCTGCACAAGGGTTTCGGTGAATTCTTCGCCGGAGTCGCCACCGACCCGCTGATCGCCTCGCTGCTGTCCGGCGAGGCCAAACCCGATCTGATGAAGCTGATCACCACCGATGCGGCACCGATCATCACCACGGCCGCCGACCGGCTGGCCGAGGCCTTCCGCGAGTCCGAGTGGCTGTCGATGCCGGAGTCCGACGTCGTGCGGATCTCGCGCGCGATCACCAGGATGGCGCTGAGTTACATCGCGATGCCCCCGGAGGGCGATCGCGACGTCGCTTCCGACCTCGCCGAGGTCATCGCCCCCGCCATCGAGGCGGCCCGCACGCGGATGTGA